One window of the Cryptomeria japonica chromosome 7, Sugi_1.0, whole genome shotgun sequence genome contains the following:
- the LOC131068804 gene encoding oleosin-like, with translation MAEGYHGMGNKSHEYASNSTQVLGAAALVTSGVILLFLAGLTAVALVLLAPVLVLLSPLLIPVGALLFGTVVGLLSAVYFGLALVSGVRWFYNYVNGRRPPGSDRVDYVRMRVIDTASHAKDYAWGCGGYLQAKLRHAAPGA, from the coding sequence ATGGCTGAAGGGTATCACGGAATGGGGAACAAAAGCCACGAGTATGCATCAAATTCCACCCAGGTTTTGGGTGCTGCAGCCCTGGTCACATCTGGGGTAATTTTGCTGTTTCTGGCAGGCCTAACTGCAGTGGCCCTGGTGCTTTTGGCCCCTGTATTGGTCCTTTTAAGCCCCTTATTGATACCTGTAGGAGCCCTGCTCTTTGGGACAGTTGTTGGGCTTCTTTCCGCTGTCTATTTTGGGCTGGCATTAGTTTCTGGTGTTAGATGGTTTTACAACTATGTGAATGGCAGGCGCCCTCCTGGCTCTGATCGGGTAGACTATGTGCGTATGAGGGTAATTGATACAGCAAGCCATGCGAAGGACTATGCTTGGGGATGTGGTGGGTATTTGCAGGCGAAGCTGCGGCATGCTGCCCCTGGAGCTTAA